From the Saccharomonospora marina XMU15 genome, the window TGTGAGGCGGCCTCCACGTCGTCGCCGACCTTGGCGACCACCTCACGCAGCTCGGCGCGCACGCCGCCGGTGTCCATCGAGTCACGGTAGGCCTGCGCGGTCACCACGAACCCCGGTGGCACGGGCAACGAGGCGGAGGCGAGTTCGCCGAGGTTCGCGCCCTTGCCGCCTGCCAGCGTGGTGTCGCGCGCGGTCAGCTCGGTCAGCCAGGCGACGTGCTGCGCCATCGGTTTCTCCTGTGAAGAATGCGGGTGGCGGCCCGGACGCGGGCCGCCACCGAGGCGAGTGGGGTGGATGGTCGGTCTGCTCAGTGCCGGACCGGGATCTGCTTGGCGCGCTCCTCGGTGCGGCCCAACTCGACCGTCACCGTGAGGATGCCGTCGTCGTAGCTGGCCTCGATGGTGTCCTCCTTGGCACCCTCGGGCAGCGCCACGGTGCGGCTGAACGAGCCGTACCGAAACTCCGAGCGACCCTTCTCCGCCTTCTCCTCCGAGCGGCTGGCCTCGATCGTCAGCAGCCCGTTCGACACCGTCAGGTTCAGGTCGTTGTCGACGTCGACGCCGGGCAACTCGGCACGCAGGAGGTAGCGGCCCTCCTCGACCTTGTCCTCCACCCGGATGGTGTGGAAGTCGAACGGGCGCAGCGCCCCGAAGGTCGGGAACATGTCCATCAGTTCCTGAAAGTCCGGCAGCAGCGAGTGGCTCTGACGGCGTGCGGGCACAGTCATGTGGACCCCTTTCGTCGAAGGATTCGGTGTTGGTGTCCTTCATCGCACTCCGTGCCTGGCCGAGACGGGTAGGGCCGTCGGTAGGGCCGGGCTGGGACCAAAGACCCTCGCTACCGCGCCCGCGCGCGGGACAGGCTCGCGTCAGAAGTCCGGTGCGGTGAGGAAGGGCGGTGCCCGAACTGCTTGAGCTGAGCAGCCCACAGGGTCGACGGGGGCCACGGGGGCCACAGGGCCCGAAGCGGGCGCCGTGGCGGTACGTGCTGCCCGGCCCCGCACCGCTCGTGCGCCGCGTCGATCGGGTGGAAGCGGCCGCGTTCGCCGCCACGGTGCTGCTGGCGTTGCTGGCCGTGCCCGCGGCGGCGGCGGTGGGCCGTCGTGCCCACGCCCGCCAGGTCCGGCTCGCGCGCGAGCAGGCCACGAACCGGCACCCGGTGACGGCCGTCGTACCGGCCGACGCGACCCGCCGCCGCACACCGGCCGTCACCTCGCGCGTAGTGCCGGGCCGCCGGCGCACCCAGCGGGGGCAGCGGCGGCGCGGGCCGATCACGGCCGCCGAGCGTGTCGTGTGGCTGGACCGTCGCGGCGAGGTGGTGCCCGCGCCGGTGAGCGCGCGCAGGGCCACCGGTGTGGCCACGATGGTGGGCATCGGCAGCTGGCTGGCGGCGGCGGCCGGGCTCGCCGCCGGATACGCGTCGGTCAAAGCCGTGCTGGCCGGCTACCGGCTGCGCGCGTGGGGTCGCGCCTGGGAACGCGTCGCGGCCGAATGGGCGCGGCGGGAAGCCTCCGACGAGCCCCCGATGGAGGAGTGAGGAGCCAACGACATGCGCGTTTCCGAGATCATGACCAGGCCCGTGGTGACCACCTCGCCACAGGCGCTGCTCAAGGACGCTGTCGTGCTGCTGACCGAGGGCGGCTACGCCGGGCTGCCCGTCGTGGACGAGGAGGAGCGGGTGCTCGGCATCGTCACCGAGGCGGACGCCCTGCGCGCCATGACGGGTGAGATCGGTACCGTGCGGGTCGCCGACGTGATGACCGCGCCGGTCGAGGTGGTCTCGCCCGTCAACGACGTCACCGACATCGCCCGCATCATGCTGCGGGACGGGTTGCGCTCGGTGCCGGTGGTGGCGGAGGGAGTGCTGGTGGGGATCGTGAGCCGCAGGGACGTGCTCCGGCCGTTCGTGCGGCCCGACGACACCGTCGGCACCCACGTCCGCAAGGTACTCACCGACTACGACGGCCACCGGGACCGCTGGCAGGTCGACGTCGAGGGCGGGGTGGTGACCGTCAGCGGCGACTTCAGCGACTCCGCGGAGCGGCACGTGGTGAGCACACTCGTGCGCACGGTTCCCGGGGTGCTGAGCGTGGACCTGCGGGCCCGATGAGAAAGCCATGACACAGCGAGGCCCGTTCCCCACACCGTGGGTGAGGAACGGGCCCGCGTGTGTCCCACGCCGGTCAGAGCAGCCACCGGTTGCGGTTGACCAGCGGCAGGTGCGCCCAGCGGCGGCCGAGGCCCCAGGTGTTGCCCGCGTACACCGCGGCCAGCACGATCAGCACCAGGGCGTAGACGATGTGGTAGTCCACCACGGGGTTGGTCGACATCGAGGGCTCACCGGCGGCGGTGACCCGGTCCAGTGGCCACTCGGCCGCCCACATCAGCAGCATCATCACCGTCCCGGCGAGCGCGGAAAGCCGCAGGCCGATGCCG encodes:
- a CDS encoding Hsp20/alpha crystallin family protein — its product is MTVPARRQSHSLLPDFQELMDMFPTFGALRPFDFHTIRVEDKVEEGRYLLRAELPGVDVDNDLNLTVSNGLLTIEASRSEEKAEKGRSEFRYGSFSRTVALPEGAKEDTIEASYDDGILTVTVELGRTEERAKQIPVRH
- a CDS encoding Rv1733c family protein, with the translated sequence MPELLELSSPQGRRGPRGPQGPKRAPWRYVLPGPAPLVRRVDRVEAAAFAATVLLALLAVPAAAAVGRRAHARQVRLAREQATNRHPVTAVVPADATRRRTPAVTSRVVPGRRRTQRGQRRRGPITAAERVVWLDRRGEVVPAPVSARRATGVATMVGIGSWLAAAAGLAAGYASVKAVLAGYRLRAWGRAWERVAAEWARREASDEPPMEE
- a CDS encoding CBS domain-containing protein, giving the protein MRVSEIMTRPVVTTSPQALLKDAVVLLTEGGYAGLPVVDEEERVLGIVTEADALRAMTGEIGTVRVADVMTAPVEVVSPVNDVTDIARIMLRDGLRSVPVVAEGVLVGIVSRRDVLRPFVRPDDTVGTHVRKVLTDYDGHRDRWQVDVEGGVVTVSGDFSDSAERHVVSTLVRTVPGVLSVDLRAR